In Bacillota bacterium, the following are encoded in one genomic region:
- a CDS encoding DMT family transporter — protein sequence MLSGYLYLIGAVLAWSSLPVMTRLAYDLGFTPMWLGFLRFGLALMVLLPACLIRGRTSLVNLTRDRALLVSVIGQGLVFTAAAVTAFYALDMMAASLATILLYLAPALTCVLAAVFLKEKMTRGRLVALVVTLAGVAAVRGPVAPRECRSRVQDSRS from the coding sequence TTGCTTTCGGGGTACCTGTATCTGATCGGGGCGGTGCTGGCCTGGTCATCCCTCCCGGTGATGACCAGGCTTGCGTATGATCTGGGATTTACACCCATGTGGCTTGGGTTCCTGCGCTTTGGGCTGGCCCTGATGGTTCTCCTACCGGCCTGCCTGATCCGGGGCAGAACCTCCCTGGTCAACCTGACCCGGGACCGAGCGCTGCTCGTGAGCGTGATAGGGCAGGGTCTGGTGTTTACTGCGGCGGCTGTGACTGCCTTCTACGCTTTGGACATGATGGCGGCCTCCCTGGCGACGATCCTCCTGTATCTGGCGCCTGCCCTGACCTGTGTGCTGGCAGCAGTTTTTTTGAAGGAGAAAATGACGCGGGGGCGGCTGGTCGCCCTGGTTGTAACGCTTGCCGGCGTGGCGGCCGTCCGGGGCCCCGTGGCCCCGCGAGAATGCCGCTCGCGGGTGCAGGACTCGCGATCCTGA
- a CDS encoding DMT family transporter, protein MPLAGAGLAILSALLSATHFLLGQKNTAVVHPLVLATVTVGVSATAFSAAHRLWARCVTPMSTPMLLVALGVAVLPTVLGTVLDLLGIRAIGAARASIVTTLEPPIALGLARVVLGDRLLPLQALGAVLVTAGVLVLGLEDYFGRRRRRTEGPPPR, encoded by the coding sequence ATGCCGCTCGCGGGTGCAGGACTCGCGATCCTGAGCGCGCTGCTATCGGCCACCCATTTTCTCCTGGGGCAAAAGAACACTGCCGTGGTTCACCCGCTGGTGCTGGCGACGGTGACGGTGGGGGTGAGCGCCACTGCGTTCTCTGCGGCGCACCGCCTGTGGGCCCGGTGCGTTACCCCGATGAGTACACCCATGCTGTTGGTAGCCCTGGGTGTGGCCGTGCTGCCCACCGTACTTGGTACCGTCCTGGACCTGCTGGGCATACGCGCGATCGGGGCAGCTCGTGCCTCCATTGTCACCACGCTGGAACCGCCCATCGCACTGGGGTTAGCCCGGGTGGTGCTGGGCGACCGGTTGCTTCCCCTGCAGGCCCTGGGGGCCGTACTGGTAACCGCTGGCGTGCTGGTCTTGGGGCTTGAGGACTATTTCGGTCGCCGCAGACGCCGTACGGAGGGGCCGCCGCCCCGGTAG
- a CDS encoding magnesium transporter CorA family protein has translation MLRAYREIDSVVQPVEAIGQPGTWIHLVAPTEEEVVGVSVATGLLPEFLRAALDEDERPRQEAEGDQALVIISIPVARSPLRYGTIPLGIVVSPRFLVTVCLEETPVVNALVAHGKVHPGKKTRLLLQLLYRTASLYLEYLQRLDRKAEELESALRRSMRNEEMFDLMEVQKSLVFLTTALRANQIVMEKLLRSRLRPVSEGENGGWPLRLYPEDEDLLEDAITENQQALSAAEVHSNILTATMDAFASIISNNLNIVMKFLAAVTIILAIPTVIGTFYGMNVALPFQESPFAFAIIVSMSALASAAATLLLWRRRML, from the coding sequence ATGCTGCGGGCATACCGCGAGATTGACTCTGTCGTGCAACCTGTGGAAGCCATCGGGCAGCCGGGGACATGGATACATCTGGTTGCTCCCACCGAAGAGGAAGTCGTTGGGGTAAGTGTCGCCACCGGGCTACTGCCCGAATTCCTGCGGGCAGCTCTGGACGAGGACGAGCGGCCACGGCAGGAAGCCGAAGGAGATCAGGCCCTGGTAATCATCAGTATCCCCGTAGCGCGGTCCCCCCTGAGATACGGCACCATACCTCTCGGTATCGTGGTCAGTCCCAGGTTCCTGGTCACGGTGTGCCTGGAGGAAACCCCCGTGGTGAACGCTCTGGTGGCGCACGGTAAGGTGCACCCGGGGAAGAAGACAAGGTTGTTGTTGCAACTGCTGTATCGGACCGCAAGCCTGTACCTCGAGTACCTGCAGCGCCTCGATCGCAAAGCAGAAGAACTGGAAAGTGCTTTGCGCCGCTCCATGCGCAACGAGGAGATGTTCGACCTGATGGAGGTACAGAAGAGCCTGGTATTCCTGACCACCGCCCTCCGGGCAAATCAGATCGTCATGGAAAAGCTGCTCCGCTCCCGGTTGCGCCCCGTCAGCGAGGGCGAAAACGGGGGCTGGCCATTGCGCCTTTACCCCGAAGACGAGGATCTCCTGGAGGATGCCATCACCGAAAACCAGCAGGCCCTCTCGGCCGCCGAAGTGCACAGCAACATCCTCACCGCCACGATGGACGCTTTTGCCTCCATCATATCGAACAACCTGAATATCGTGATGAAGTTCCTGGCTGCTGTGACCATCATACTCGCCATTCCGACGGTCATAGGCACCTTTTACGGGATGAACGTGGCCCTCCCCTTCCAGGAGAGTCCCTTCGCTTTCGCCATTATCGTGTCCATGTCTGCCCTCGCCAGCGCAGCCGCCACCCTGCTGTTGTGGCGCAGGCGCATGCTGTGA